From the Actinomycetota bacterium genome, the window CACGTGGACCTGCACCAGCTTGTAGACGTCCTCACTGCTGCGCTCGCGGTCGCTCATCAGCGACTCGAGGTCCTCGTCGAAGACCTCCTTCTTGCGGTCGGCCAGCTCGAGGAAGGCCTCGTAGACGCGCTCGAAGTCCTCGTCGGCGGGCTCGTAGCCCAGCTCCTGCAGGCGGTGCTTGAGCGCGTGCCGGCCGCTGCGGGCGGTCAGCACGATGCTCGAGCCGCCGACGCCGACGTCGGCCGGGTCGATGATCTCGTAGGTCGAGCGCTCCTTGAGCACGCCGTCCTGGTGGATGCCCGAGGAGTGCGCGAACGCGTTCGCGCCCACGATTGCCTTGTTGGGCTGGACGACGATGCCGGTGATGCTCGAGACCAAGCGCGACGCGCGCATGATCTCGCGCGTGACGATGCCCGTGTCGCACCCGAACACGTCCGGGCGCTGGCGGATCGCCATCACCACCTCCTCCATGGAGGTGTTACCGGCGCGCTCGCCGATGCCGTTGATGGTGCACTCGATCTGACGGGCGCCGTTCGCCACGCCGGCCAGGGCGTTGGCCGTCGCCATGCCCAGGTCGTTGTGGCAGTGCACCGAGATGGTCACGTCCTCGATGCGTGCGACGTTGTCGCACAGGCCGCGGATGAGCGCACCCCACTCGTCCGGGTACGCGTAGCCGGTGGTGTCGGGGATGTTGACCACGGTGGCGCCGGCGGCGATGACCGCCTCGACCATCCGATAGAGGAACTCGGGGTCGGCGCGCCCGGCGTCCTCGCCGTAGAACTCGACGTCGTCCGTGAACGAGCGCGCCAGCTTGACCGCGGCCACCGCGCGCTCCATCGCTTCCTCGCGGCCGATCTTGAACTTGTGGGCGAGGTGGTTGTCGGACACTCCGATACCGGTGTGGATCCGAGGGCGCTTCACGTCCTTCAGGGCCTCGGCGGCGGTCTCGATGTCCTTGGGCACCGCGCGGGACAGCGCGCACACGACGCACGCGTCGCCGACCTCGCGGCCGATCTGCACGACGGACGCGAAGTCGCCGGGGCTCGATATGGGGAACCCGGCCTCGATCACGTCGACGCCGAGGCGCACCAGCTGGCGCGCGATCTCGAGCTTCTCGGCGGTGTTCATGGAAGCGCCCGGCGACTGCTCGCCATCGCGCAAAGTGGTGTCGAAGATGCGAACGCGGTCATCCATCACGACTCGGCCTCCTCGTGCCGGGACTGGCTACGGGCTCCCGGGCGCGCGATGGCGCCCGGCTCAGCTCACGCGGCGCGCGGCCC encodes:
- a CDS encoding 2-isopropylmalate synthase — its product is MDDRVRIFDTTLRDGEQSPGASMNTAEKLEIARQLVRLGVDVIEAGFPISSPGDFASVVQIGREVGDACVVCALSRAVPKDIETAAEALKDVKRPRIHTGIGVSDNHLAHKFKIGREEAMERAVAAVKLARSFTDDVEFYGEDAGRADPEFLYRMVEAVIAAGATVVNIPDTTGYAYPDEWGALIRGLCDNVARIEDVTISVHCHNDLGMATANALAGVANGARQIECTINGIGERAGNTSMEEVVMAIRQRPDVFGCDTGIVTREIMRASRLVSSITGIVVQPNKAIVGANAFAHSSGIHQDGVLKERSTYEIIDPADVGVGGSSIVLTARSGRHALKHRLQELGYEPADEDFERVYEAFLELADRKKEVFDEDLESLMSDRERSSEDVYKLVQVHVMCGDPGVPTATVELETADGERLIDADHGTGPVDAVYRAVNRMVDVENELIEFSVKSVTKGIDALGEVTIRVRSADGRVFTGRGAHTDIIVASAKAYLNALNRLLVSVKPDVSEDV